In Maridesulfovibrio sp., the genomic stretch GCGCTCTACAGATTCCCGGATAACGTTCAGTAGTTGCTGGAATTTAACGGCAATGCGGGTCCGGTCCAGTTCTATCTGTACGTCAGAAAAAGGAGAGCAACGCAGTAGCACCGGAAAAGTATTGCGGTGTTGCAGAGTATAGCCGAGATAACTGCGCATAAATGTCTGTATGCCTTCAAGTCCGTTTGGCGCCTTACGGGTTTCCTCGCTCAGGTATTCCGTGAGGTCTTCAACAATGGCTACCCCGGCAGTGATGAATAGTTCCTCTTTTGACCCGAAATAGTGGGAAACCAGCCCGAATGCCACACCAGCCCTTTCAGAAATCATCTTAACAGTTGTACCGGCATAGCCGTAGCGTCCGAAAATCTCCTGGGCCGCATACAGTATCGCGTCTTTTTTATTTTTACCTTTCATGGCCCCTCGCTGGCACGTTAAAGGTTTGCGGTAAGGCTTTATTTAGGAATGGACCGAATAAAGTCAGCCGTCATATGTTTGCTCGCTTGCGGTTTTATAGGCTGGATTGATTGCGCGGTCAAATCGATGAGTTTTTTGTGGCGGACCTGAGTCAGCTGACTCGCGTCCGTTTTGTTTTGTATCCGGTTGTTTTGTATGGGGAACAGATCGTCTGGAAAGGAGTCTCCGCGGTCTATATTTTCAATCAAAACATAAGGATAGTTACATGAGTTTACGGAACGATTTTACCCTGAGGCCTAAAAGAAGGAAAGATTTGAGCCTTGCTCTGCGTATGTACGGCGAAAACGAATCACCGGAAGTACAGGTTGAACACATGTGGGAAGTTTACTCTCCATCCACAGCTATGGTTCTGCTTGAGCCGAAACCAGATTTCTCCGGATTTTCACATGGTGATCGAATGTATCCAACCATGATGGAACCTGAAATCAAGGAACGCTGGGAGCAGAAACAGAAGGAATGGGAAATTGCAAAGGAACGCTACGGATGGCGGAAGCGCTTGGCCCATTTCCGTTTTATACACGAAAACCGGAATCATAAGTTGGCCCGTGACTTATCGCAAACCGAGTATGGCAAAGCTCTGATTGAAGAGTTCTCATCAAAGCAAAAGCTACAATCACAACCAGTTCTGAATAAGGAATGGCATGACGAATTTAATCAGGCCGGACCGGACTCCGGTTCCGAAGCTGAGCCGCGGATAACCCCTTTTATTGTGTCCGGCAGTGAGAAACCTTTTTCCGTGCTAGCTACAAAAAGGGATGAAGACGGTCGCATTGTGGAAAAAATCTGCTCTCTCGAACCCAAAGACCACCATCTGCGATACGAATATGATGCGGGGGGCAGACTGCATAAAGTCTGGAAGGATGAACGGCTGATTGAGGAGTACCTGTATGGCAAATACGGTGAGCGCTACTTCGGGACCACTCAGCAGGCAGGACAACGCCGCTTTATTTATGGGCCGGGGCTACGGCTGGAGCAGGCCGGAAATTTGAAATATTCCTATGATGACCATGGTCGGATGGTCATGAAACAGAACGGCTCCAACGTCACAAAATATCAATATCATCAATCCGGCCTGTTACAGCAGGTTAATCTGCCAGATGGACGCAGGATTTCATATGTAATCGATCCTCATGGAAGGCGCATGGCCAAACAGGTAAACAGCAGAACCGTGGAAAGTTACAGCTGGGATAATTCAGGCAGGCTGGCTGTTGTGGTCGATGGAGAAGGCAATAACCGTAAAGAGTTTGTCTATAACGATGAATGCAACCCCGTATCCATGTATTACAACGGCCAAATCTATTCACTGGCTTCCGATCAGGTCGGGACAATATATATGGTCGCTGATGCTGGCGGGAATGAAATAAAGCGGATTATACGTGATTCATTCGGTAATCTTACTGTCGACACTAATGAGCGCATCAAGCTTCCTTTGGGGTTCGCTGCAGGGCTGCATGATACTGATACCGGGCTGGTTCATTTCGGCCAGCGGGAATACGAACCATCCATAGGTCTTTTTATCCAGCCTGATCAACTGGTTACTAATGACAGAGTTGTGGATGCTTACAGTTATTGCCACAATGATCCGGTTAATATTGGGGAATGGACTGCTTTGTCTGGAAATTTTGGTTGAGGATCGTCCTGAGTATCAATAACCTGGGGGAGGATTTTCTCCCTCAGGTTTGGACTGAGATAGGTATACAGTCTTTGTTGTGGTTCCGTTTGATTAGAGGGCTGTTTTATCACTTGCAAGTTCTTGCCCGCAAAAAAGACAACTGCTAGTCTTCATGAAAATCCAATTCTAGGAGTTTCTCCATGGACCCATCCTCAATTAACAACATCCTTATGCTGGTTATCGTTATAGGGGCGGCTGTCTTGCCGTTTATTTTGGCTACCCGCCTTCGCCGTACTAAGCCGGGTGTTCTTTGGCTCGGCCTGTTGCTTTGTATTATTTTCGGGCCGGCGGGGCAGGTTTATGTTGCGGGCTGGATTCCGTGGTTCCTGATTGTTCTCGGAGTTTGTATCGGGGCGCAGCAGCTTCTTTCGCCGCAGCTGGCAATGCTTTGCATGGTTGTGGTTTCGCCGCTGGTCATGTTTTTCAGAATGCGGAAATAGCCCGGCTACTCCTGTGTTACTTCCGGGGGAGCAGGGCAGGGGCAGAGCAGCCCGCGCAGCATATGTCCCATGGTTTCTTCCATGCGGTCCCACCCAACTTCATCCTGTAGGCTGACACCGCCGTAATGCTTGGTGTTCAAGGATCGAATTGAAAGGTAGGAAATGGCACCGCCCAGAATTGCCACCGCTGCTGCAAGGTCCACATTGTCGGGAACATCTGGGGTCATGTGCTCGAAAAATTCCAATGCAGTGCGTACCCGCACATCCTCCAGTAAATCCGAAAGCGGAGTCCGCTCCAGCATTTCCCAGGCCAGAAGGCGCAAGGTGTCTGGTCTTGTCTCAAGGGTCCGCCTCAAGGCTGTGAAGAATGCCGCCACCTGTTTCTCCGGCTCAATTTCCGGAAATTCTGAAGGCGCATTTGAAAGCAGCTCTTCAGTGGTCGGCCAGTAGATTCCGGAGACCGCCAGCTCGCTGATCAGATTTTCCAGCCCGTTGAAGTAGCTGTAGATAGTCTTGCGGCTTACACCGGACTTGAGCACGATTTCATCCACATCAAGATTGTTGAACCCTTTTTTTGCTGCGCATTTATACGCGGCATGCAGAATCTTTCTGCGTGTTGCTGTAAGGGTATTGATTGGCACTACTTTTAAAGTCATGGCTGTTCTCTTGTACGGAAAATAGTTTTTGCTGGTGGTTGCATAAGAGATTTTCTGTTTCTGTATTTGAATTATATCTTATTTTAAAAGATAAATCCGGACTGATTTTAGTCAAGGAGTCCGGTTAGGTAGCTGTTGCTTTTGTTTTTTTGCGTTTTAGCACATAATGTGGAAACTAAAACTTGCAGCAAACTTACGGAGATAATTAATGGGTTCGAGAATTCTTGTAATCAATCCCGGATCAACATCAACAAAAGTGGCAATTTTCAACGATGAAACAGTGTGTTTCGATGCTGAAGTAAGCCATCCCCGTGAAAGTATAGATAGGTTTTCAGATGTATTAGGGCAGAAAGAGTTTAGAAGTGCTGCTGTTATGGATCTTATTAAAGATGAAGTTGCAAAAGGAACTCCGGATATGGTTGTCGGCAGGGGAGGATTGCTTAGGCCCATTCCCGGCGGACCGTATTCCATAAATGACGCCATGCTTTCCGATCTTGAAAATGAGCGTTACGGCTCGCACCCTTGTAATTTAGGAGCAATGATAGCCTGTGAACTAGCAGAACAATGGGCCGTGCCATCCATGATAATGGACCCGGTGGTAACAGATGAGATGGAGCCGATGACTAAGATTACCGGTCTCCCGGAAATTAAGCGGAGAAGCGTTTTCCATGCTCTGAGCCAGCGTGGTGTGGCGCGCAGTGTTGCCGCTAAAATGGGGCTTGTCTACGAGGACTCCAAGTTTATTGTCGCCCACATGGGCGGAGGCACTTCCATCGGTGCGCACCGCGAAGGTAAAATTGTGGATGTAATAAACGGTCTGGACGGAGAGGGGCCTTTCACCCCGGAACGGTCCGGAGCTCTCCCGGTGCTTTCGGTTATTGAGCTTCTGGAGTCCGGGAAATACACCTTTGCTGAATTGAAAAAAGTAGTCACATCCGGTTGCGGGCTTCTGGGATTAACAGGGACTAACGACCTGCGCGTGATCGAATCGCGTATTGAAGAAGGTGATGAGCATGCAAAGCTCGTTTTCGAAGCTCTTGTCTACAATATTGCCAAGTACCTTTGTTCTTATCTTCCGGCTCTTATGCGCGGCGATGCAGATAAGAAGCCCGTTGATGCGATAATTCTTACCGGGGGGCTGGCGCGCAGTAAGCGCCTTGTTTCCGGAGTGGAAGAGCTTGTAGACTATATTGCTCCTGTGCAGGTTGTTACCGGCCTTGAAGAAATGGAAGTAATGGCGCGGGGCGGTCTTGCCGTGCTGAGAGGTGAAATGGTGCCGCAAATATACAATTCCAGGTAATAAATATGGAGGAATTTCTTTTCCCCCCTTGTCATTTAAAGATTACACCCTAATATCTACTATATTGGTATAAAAAACTTGCTAAGCATGGGTCTTAGGCGTAAAATAAATCATACTAAAATGGTATGAAATTTTGTCTAAAGTTAAAGGTGTGCCGTCCCCCTTCCGTAATTTGGCGGAAGAAGGTATACTCAAGATATTTTTATAAACTTGATTCACGCAACCCTGATAGGGAGACCAAGCGGAGGATAATATGTGGGAATATACTAACAAGGTACAAGAACATTTTCTAAATCCCAAAAATGTCGGAGTGATTGAAGATGCTGACGCAGTTGGCGAGGTCGGTTCTTTATCATGCGGAGATGCCCTTAGGCTTTTTCTTAAGATTGATGATGACGAACGTATAGTCGATGCAAAGTTCCAGACTTTTGGCTGTGCCAGCGCCATCGCTTCCAGCTCAGTTCTCACCGAGCTCATCAAGGGCATGACTCTTGATGAAGCTTCCCGGGTGACCAATAAGGAAATTGCCGAAGAACTGGGTGGTCTGCCCAAGGAAAAGATGCACTGTTCTGTAATGGGGCAGGAAGCACTGGAAGACGCTATTCGCAAGTATCGCGGATTGGAAGCCGCCCCGGCGCCTGAAGGGGAGATCGTCTGTAAGTGTTTTGGCGTGACCGATGTCCAGATAAGACGCGCTGTGCAGGAAAATAAGCTGACTACCCTTGAAGAAGTTACCAACTTCACCAAGGCGGGTGGCGGATGTGAAGAGTGTCACGGACGCATTCAGGAAATCATTACCGAAACCATCACCGGTGAAGCAGCCAAGCCTGCTTCGGAACCGGAAAAGCCTGCTAGGATGGCCAATATTAAGCGTTTTCAGCTGGTAACAAAGATTATTGAGGAAGAAATCCGCCCGGCTCTCAACAAGGACGGCGGTGATATAGAGCTGCTTGATATCGAAGGTCATGAAGTGATTGTTTCCCTGCGGGGAGCCTGTCGCGGCTGTCCTTCCAGCGGCAATACTCTCAAGGGGTTCGTGGAGCGCCGCCTCAAGGAGACTGTGGAACCTGAAATTACCGTGAGGGAGGCTTAAAAATGTCAGTATATCTCGATAACAACGCTACCACACAGGTCGCGCCGGAAGTGCGTGAAGCTATCCTGCCGCTGCTCGGCGATGAATACGGCAACCCTTCTTCCATGCACCGTCTGGGTGGTCAGTCCGGCATGCTCATGGAGCAGGCCCGGCAGAAAATAGCGTCCGGGCTTAATTGTGATCCGGAAGAGATTATATTCACCTCCTGTGGAACCGAGGGAGATAATACTGCAATTCATTCCGCTCTGGAGGCTCAGCCTGAAAAACGTCATTTGATAACAACCAGAGTGGAGCATCCGGCTGTTCTGAATGTTGCAAAGCATTATGAACGCAAGGGTTATGACGTCACTTATCTGCCTGTGGACTCCAAGGGTCTGTTTGACCTTAATCAGTACCGGAAAGCAATCCGGCCTGATACTGCATTGGTTTCGGTTATGTTTGCCAATAACGAATCAGGTGTTATTTCTCCCATTCAGGAAATGGCTGAAATCGCTAAGGAGCGTGGTGTTCTTTTTCACACTGATGCAGTGCAGGCCGTGGGTAAACTGCCCATCGACCTGAAGACCCTGCCCGTGGATTATCTGGTCCTGTCAGGTCACAAAATCCATGCTCCCAAGGGTATCGGAGCAATGTTTGTACGCAAGACCGCACCCTTCCGTCCTTTCATGCTCGGTGGCCATCAGGAGAACGGCAGACGTGGTGGAACAGAGAACCTGCCGGGGATCGTTGGACTTGGTGTTGCCATGGATCTGGCTGTAAAGAATATTGAGGATGAAAATACTCGCCTGCGTGCCATGCGCGACCGTCTTGAAAAAGGACTTATGGCTGCAATCCCCGATGCCATCATCAATGGTGACCTTGAAATGCGGTTGCCCAATACCCTTTCCATCGCTTTCAAGTATGTTGAAGGTGAAGCCATGTTGCTCCTGCTTGACCAGTTCGGCATTGCTGCCAGTTCCGGTTCGGCATGTACTTCCGGTTCCCTTGAGCCGTCGCATGTTCTCCGGGCAATGGGCGTCCCTTTTACTTTTGCGCACGGTTCCCTGCGTTTTTCCCTTTCCAGCTACAACACTGATGAGGATATTGATCTGGTACTCAAAGAGTTGCCGCCAATCATCAGCCGCCTTCGCGAAATGTCTCCTTTCCGTCGTGGGGATGAAGGCCTTGACTGGGTAGAAGATCACGAGCATTAAAAAAAGAGGCAGGCGGTATTACAACTAATAAATGCCGCCTGTGTTTTTGCTTTTTGCGGTAAAATGGGGCAGATAAAAGAGGAAAAAAATCAAGCGAGTTTGATATGAACATACATGATTCCATGATTTCACTGGTCGGGAATACTCCATTGGTGAAGCTGAATAAAGTTACAGACGGTTGCGTCGCAAATGTCGTAGCCAAGCTGGAGTTCTTTAACCCCTGTTCATCTGTTAAAGACCGCATTGGTGTTTCCATGATTGAGGAAGCTGAAAAGCGCGGCGACCTTAAACCCGGGGCAACGGTTGTAGAACCTACCAGCGGTAATACCGGAATAGGTCTGGCTTTTGTCTGCGCGGTCAAGGGTTACAAACTGGTTTTGACCATGCCGGAATCCATGAGTCAGGAGCGTAAGGATCTGCTTAAGGGCTTTGGTGCCGAGCTGGTGCTTACCCCCGCAGCCAAGGGCATGACCGGGGCGGTGAATAAAGCAAAAGAGATTGCGGAAGCAGATCCTGATGCATTTCTGCCCCTGCAATTTGCCAACGAAGATAATCCGCTGGCTCATCGCAATAAGACCGTCAACGAAATC encodes the following:
- a CDS encoding TetR/AcrR family transcriptional regulator, with translation MKGKNKKDAILYAAQEIFGRYGYAGTTVKMISERAGVAFGLVSHYFGSKEELFITAGVAIVEDLTEYLSEETRKAPNGLEGIQTFMRSYLGYTLQHRNTFPVLLRCSPFSDVQIELDRTRIAVKFQQLLNVIRESVERGIEDGSIRGLSVDDTTTIVYSNIVGTVRTRFLSPYDLPNLYEETTDFVVRSIRARD
- a CDS encoding RHS repeat-associated core domain-containing protein codes for the protein MSLRNDFTLRPKRRKDLSLALRMYGENESPEVQVEHMWEVYSPSTAMVLLEPKPDFSGFSHGDRMYPTMMEPEIKERWEQKQKEWEIAKERYGWRKRLAHFRFIHENRNHKLARDLSQTEYGKALIEEFSSKQKLQSQPVLNKEWHDEFNQAGPDSGSEAEPRITPFIVSGSEKPFSVLATKRDEDGRIVEKICSLEPKDHHLRYEYDAGGRLHKVWKDERLIEEYLYGKYGERYFGTTQQAGQRRFIYGPGLRLEQAGNLKYSYDDHGRMVMKQNGSNVTKYQYHQSGLLQQVNLPDGRRISYVIDPHGRRMAKQVNSRTVESYSWDNSGRLAVVVDGEGNNRKEFVYNDECNPVSMYYNGQIYSLASDQVGTIYMVADAGGNEIKRIIRDSFGNLTVDTNERIKLPLGFAAGLHDTDTGLVHFGQREYEPSIGLFIQPDQLVTNDRVVDAYSYCHNDPVNIGEWTALSGNFG
- a CDS encoding TetR/AcrR family transcriptional regulator; this encodes MTLKVVPINTLTATRRKILHAAYKCAAKKGFNNLDVDEIVLKSGVSRKTIYSYFNGLENLISELAVSGIYWPTTEELLSNAPSEFPEIEPEKQVAAFFTALRRTLETRPDTLRLLAWEMLERTPLSDLLEDVRVRTALEFFEHMTPDVPDNVDLAAAVAILGGAISYLSIRSLNTKHYGGVSLQDEVGWDRMEETMGHMLRGLLCPCPAPPEVTQE
- the buk gene encoding butyrate kinase, which gives rise to MGSRILVINPGSTSTKVAIFNDETVCFDAEVSHPRESIDRFSDVLGQKEFRSAAVMDLIKDEVAKGTPDMVVGRGGLLRPIPGGPYSINDAMLSDLENERYGSHPCNLGAMIACELAEQWAVPSMIMDPVVTDEMEPMTKITGLPEIKRRSVFHALSQRGVARSVAAKMGLVYEDSKFIVAHMGGGTSIGAHREGKIVDVINGLDGEGPFTPERSGALPVLSVIELLESGKYTFAELKKVVTSGCGLLGLTGTNDLRVIESRIEEGDEHAKLVFEALVYNIAKYLCSYLPALMRGDADKKPVDAIILTGGLARSKRLVSGVEELVDYIAPVQVVTGLEEMEVMARGGLAVLRGEMVPQIYNSR
- the nifU gene encoding Fe-S cluster assembly protein NifU, which encodes MWEYTNKVQEHFLNPKNVGVIEDADAVGEVGSLSCGDALRLFLKIDDDERIVDAKFQTFGCASAIASSSVLTELIKGMTLDEASRVTNKEIAEELGGLPKEKMHCSVMGQEALEDAIRKYRGLEAAPAPEGEIVCKCFGVTDVQIRRAVQENKLTTLEEVTNFTKAGGGCEECHGRIQEIITETITGEAAKPASEPEKPARMANIKRFQLVTKIIEEEIRPALNKDGGDIELLDIEGHEVIVSLRGACRGCPSSGNTLKGFVERRLKETVEPEITVREA
- the nifS gene encoding cysteine desulfurase NifS — protein: MSVYLDNNATTQVAPEVREAILPLLGDEYGNPSSMHRLGGQSGMLMEQARQKIASGLNCDPEEIIFTSCGTEGDNTAIHSALEAQPEKRHLITTRVEHPAVLNVAKHYERKGYDVTYLPVDSKGLFDLNQYRKAIRPDTALVSVMFANNESGVISPIQEMAEIAKERGVLFHTDAVQAVGKLPIDLKTLPVDYLVLSGHKIHAPKGIGAMFVRKTAPFRPFMLGGHQENGRRGGTENLPGIVGLGVAMDLAVKNIEDENTRLRAMRDRLEKGLMAAIPDAIINGDLEMRLPNTLSIAFKYVEGEAMLLLLDQFGIAASSGSACTSGSLEPSHVLRAMGVPFTFAHGSLRFSLSSYNTDEDIDLVLKELPPIISRLREMSPFRRGDEGLDWVEDHEH
- the cysK gene encoding cysteine synthase A, which translates into the protein MNIHDSMISLVGNTPLVKLNKVTDGCVANVVAKLEFFNPCSSVKDRIGVSMIEEAEKRGDLKPGATVVEPTSGNTGIGLAFVCAVKGYKLVLTMPESMSQERKDLLKGFGAELVLTPAAKGMTGAVNKAKEIAEADPDAFLPLQFANEDNPLAHRNKTVNEIWDDTDGKIDIFVVGVGTGGTLTGVGSELKKRNPAIKVVAVEPEKSPVLSGGSSGPHGIQGIGAGFVPDVLQTGLIDEIAQVADEDALTMARRLMKEEGILCGISAGAAAHAAVETAKREENKGKLVLFVVPDTGERYLSTALFKG